A region from the Vicia villosa cultivar HV-30 ecotype Madison, WI linkage group LG3, Vvil1.0, whole genome shotgun sequence genome encodes:
- the LOC131662304 gene encoding ABC transporter C family member 3-like isoform X5 produces MTKHALEESLLNGEASVTNNSSDSKKAGGNEILTSYLNAGFFSILTFSWMTPLITLGSKKTLNHQDLPLLSTNDTAYETFSNFTKKLELECGNVRTVTTIKLAKVLFLSTWEGILISGIFAFFYVCATYVGPYLIDNLVQYLNDENKVKNEGYILATTFVAAKLVECISQKHSMFRYQQVGVRIQSMLVSMIYAKGLTLSCQSKESHSSGEIINLMTVDAQRIGEFCRYMHDPWMAVLQVSLALFILHRNVGVASVAAFAATVTVMLLNLPITSLQERFQAKLMEFKDKRMKATSEVLMNMRILKLQAWEMKFLSKIIQLRKLEEMWLKKFLVVTAIVRFLFFSAPTFVAVVTFGACALLGIPLETGKILSALATFRILQMPIYNIPDTISVIAQTKVSLDRVVAFLRLDDLQTDVVEKVPRGSSNMAIEIVNGNFSWDLSSVNATLKNINLRVFHSMRVAVCGTVGSGKSSLLSCIIGEIPKISGNLKVCGTKAYVAQSPWIQSGKIEENILFGKEMDREKYEKVLEACSLKKDLEILPFGDQTFIGEKGINLSGGQKQRVQIARALYQDADIYLLDDPFSAVDAHTGSHLFKECLLGLLKTKTVIYITHQVEFLPDADLILVMKEGRITQSGKYNDILTSGTDFMELVGAHRNALSSVKSLERRPTFKTSSIAGEDTGTLSDYELEQEVENIDDRNGKLDETNIPKGQLVQDEEREKGSVGLKVFWKYITTAYGGALVPFLFLSHIVTVVLQIASNYWMALATPVSATAEPGIGSFTLMVVYVSLAIGISFSTLVRAFLAAIVGYKTATMLFNQMHFSFIRAPMSFFDSTPSGRILNRASADQSTVDMNISNLVWGLTYNLVQLVGNIAVMSQAAWQVLVVLIPVVVACIWYQRYYSASARELARLTGICQAPVIQHFSETISGSTTIRSFEQESRFNEMNMQLIDKYSQPKLYSASAMEWLSFRLDLLSSTVFAFCLVFLVSFPSSIADPSIAGLAVTYGINLNAVQFKLIRFLCNLENKIISVERILQYTSIPSEAPLVIKDNQPDHSWPSLGEVHVQDLQVQYAPHLPLVLHGLTCTFTAGAKTGIVGRTGSGKTTLVQTLFRLVEPVAGQILIDNINISLIGVHDLRSRLSIIPQDPTMFEGTVRSNLDPLEEYTDDQIWEALDMCQLGDEVRKKERKLDSTGFSRPKYSRYGYFRSSVGIYLQSDSAIGKYCCDVTSCLAGVRSIDSCRGSLHMVPAILLSLSTGIGTINWYMPSASNTTFFGNDIRINNHKMF; encoded by the exons ATGACTAAACATGCTCTTGAAGAGTCCCTTTTGAATGGTGAAGCTAGTGTAACCAACAACAGTTCTGATTCCAAAAAAGCAGGTGGTAATGAAATTTTAACAAGTTATTTGAATGCTGGGTTTTTTAGCATTCTTACTTTCTCATGGATGACTCCACTGATAACATTAGGAAGTAAAAAGACTTTAAATCATCAAGACCTTCCACTTCTTTCTACTAACGACACTGCCTATGAAActttttcaaattttacaaaaaagCTTGAGTTGGAGTGTGGTAATGTTAGAACTGTGACCACTATTAAACTCGCCAAGGTGCTGTTTTTATCGACATGGGAAGGGATTCTTATATCTGGCATATTTGCATTCTTTTACGTATGTGCTACTTATGTAGGACCTTACCTTATTGACAACCTTGTTCAATATCTCAATGATGAAAACAAGGTTAAAAATGAAGGCTATATTTTGGCTACAACGTTTGTTGCAGCAAAGCTTGTTGAGTGTATTTCGCAAAAGCACTCAATGTTTAGGTACCAACAGGTCGGTGTTAGGATTCAATCAATGTTGGTGTCAATGATCTATGCTAAAGGATTGACACTTTCGTGTCAATCAAAAGAGTCACATAGCAGTGGCGAAATCATCAACTTAATGACTGTTGATGCTCAAAGGATAGGTGAATTTTGTCGGTATATGCATGATCCATGGATGGCTGTTCTACAAGTTTCTTTGGCTTTGTTTATTCTCCATAGAAATGTTGGGGTTGCTTCAGTAGCTGCTTTTGCTGCAACTGTTACTGTGATGTTGCTAAACCTTCCTATAACTTCACTGCAAGAGAGATTCCAAGCTAAGTTAATGGAGTTCAAGGATAAAAGAATGAAGGCGACGTCTGAGGTTCTAATGAACATGAGGATTCTTAAACTTCAAGCGTGGGAGATGAAGTTCTTATCAAAGATTATTCAGCTTAGGAAGTTAGAGGAGATGTGGCTAAAGAAATTTCTTGTTGTTACCGCAATTGTTAGATTTCTCTTCTTTAGCGCCCCGACATTTGTTGCTGTCGTTACTTTCGGTGCTTGTGCTCTTTTAGGCATTCCACTTGAAACAGGAAAGATCTTATCTGCTCTTGCAAcattcagaattcttcaaatgCCTATCTATAATATTCCTGACACAATTTCAGTGATTGCACAAACCAAGGTTTCCCTCGATAGGGTTGTTGCTTTCCTTCGTCTAGATGATTTGCAGACTGATGTGGTGGAGAAGGTTCCGCGAGGTAGTTCTAATATGGCAATTGAAATAGTTAATGGAAATTTCTCTTGGGATTTATCTTCTGTCAATGCAACATTGAAAAACATAAATCTTAGGGTTTTTCATAGTATGAGGGTTGCTGTTTGTGGTACTGTTGGATCAGGCAAGTCGAGTTTACTTTCTTGTATAATAGGCGAAATACCAAAGATATCTGGTAACTTGAAGGTGTGTGGAACAAAGGCCTATGTCGCTCAATCACCATGGATACAGAGTGGAAAGATAGAAGAGAACATACTATTTGGGAAAGAGATGGATAGGGAAAAGTATGAAAAGGTGCTTGAAGCATGTTCCTTGAAGAAAGACCTAGAGATTTTACCATTTGGTGATCAGACCTTTATTGGAGAGAAAGGAATCAATTTGAGTGGGGGACAGAAGCAAAGAGTACAAATAGCGCGTGCTCTTTACCAAGATGCCGATATATATCTTCTAGACGATCCCTTTAGTGCTGTTGATGCTCATACAGGATCCCATCTCTTTAAG GAGTGTTTGCTTGGCCTTTTGAAAACCAAAACTGTGATATACATAACACATCAAGTAGAGTTCTTACCCGACGCTGATCTGATACTT GTCATGAAAGAAGGAAGGATAACTCAATCAGGAAAATACAATGACATTCTTACTTCAGGAACCGATTTTATGGAACTTGTAGGCGCACATAGAAACGCATTGTCTTCAGTTAAGTCTTTAGAGAGAAGGCCTACATTTAAAACATCGAGTATTGCTGGAGAAGACACAGGTACATTAAGCGATTATGAACTTGAGCAAGAAGTGGAAAATATAGATGATCGAAACGGCAAGCTAGATGAAACAAATATACCGAAAGGCCAACTTGTTCAAGATGAAGAACGTGAAAAGGGTAGTGTTGGGTTGAAAGTGTTCTGGAAATACATAACAACAGCTTATGGAGGAGCTCTTGtacctttcctatttctttcacACATAGTCACTGTGGTTTTACAAATTGCAAGCAATTATTGGATGGCTTTGGCAACTCCTGTTTCAGCAACTGCAGAGCCTGGTATTGGAAGCTTTACTCTGATGGTTGTATATGTTTCTTTGGCAATTGGAATTTCCTTTTCCACCCTTGTCAGAGCATTTCTTGCTGCGATAGTTGGATACAAGACCGCCACCATGCTCTTCAATCAAATGCATTTTAGCTTCATTCGAGCGCCAATGTCATTTTTTGACTCCACCCCAAGTGGAAGAATTCTTAATAGA GCTTCAGCAGACCAAAGTACAGTAGATATGAACATTTCAAATCTAGTATGGGGATTAACCTACAATCTGGTTCAGCTCGTGGGAAATATTGCCGTGATGTCCCAAGCTGCATGGCAGGTGTTGGTAGTATTGATTCCTGTCGTGGTAGCTTGCATATGGTACCAG CGATACTACTCAGCATCAGCTCGGGAATTGGCACGATTAACTGGTATATGCCAAGCGCCAGTTATACAGCATTTTTCTGAAACGATATCCGGATCAACAACCATAAGAAGTTTTGAGCAAGAATCAAGATTTAATGAAATGAATATGCAACTCATAGACAAATATTCCCAACCTAAATTATACAGTGCTAGTGCAATGGAATGGTTGAGTTTCAGATTGGATCTTTTATCCTCTACCGTATTTGCTTTCTGCTTGGTTTTCTTGGTGTCTTTTCCAAGTTCAATAGCTGATCCTA GCATTGCGGGATTGGCTGTGACATATGGGATTAATCTAAATGCTgtacaattcaaattaattagGTTTCTTTGCAATTTGGAGAACAAAATTATATCGGTAGAACGAATACTTCAGTACACCTCTATCCCAAGTGAAGCACCTCTTGTAATAAAAGACAATCAACCAGATCATTCTTGGCCATCATTGGGAGAGGTTCATGTCCAGGATTTACAG GTTCAATATGCCCCTCACTTGCCTCTTGTTTTACACGGACTTACATGCACTTTTACTGCTGGAGCAAAAACTGGCATTGTGGGAAGAACAGGAAGTGGAAAAACAACATTAGTGCAAACCCTTTTTAGACTTGTTGAGCCTGTTGCAGGACAAATATTGATAGATAACATCAACATCTCATTGATTGGAGTCCATGATTTACGGTCCAGACTAAGCATAATTCCTCAGGATCCAACAATGTTTGAAGGGACTGTAAGAAGTAACCTCGACCCGCTGGAAGAGTACACAGATGACCAAATTTGGGAG GCTCTAGATATGTGCCAACTTGGAGATgaagtgagaaagaaagaaagaaagcttgACTCCACAG
- the LOC131662304 gene encoding ABC transporter C family member 3-like isoform X2, with protein MTKHALEESLLNGEASVTNNSSDSKKAGGNEILTSYLNAGFFSILTFSWMTPLITLGSKKTLNHQDLPLLSTNDTAYETFSNFTKKLELECGNVRTVTTIKLAKVLFLSTWEGILISGIFAFFYVCATYVGPYLIDNLVQYLNDENKVKNEGYILATTFVAAKLVECISQKHSMFRYQQVGVRIQSMLVSMIYAKGLTLSCQSKESHSSGEIINLMTVDAQRIGEFCRYMHDPWMAVLQVSLALFILHRNVGVASVAAFAATVTVMLLNLPITSLQERFQAKLMEFKDKRMKATSEVLMNMRILKLQAWEMKFLSKIIQLRKLEEMWLKKFLVVTAIVRFLFFSAPTFVAVVTFGACALLGIPLETGKILSALATFRILQMPIYNIPDTISVIAQTKVSLDRVVAFLRLDDLQTDVVEKVPRGSSNMAIEIVNGNFSWDLSSVNATLKNINLRVFHSMRVAVCGTVGSGKSSLLSCIIGEIPKISGNLKVCGTKAYVAQSPWIQSGKIEENILFGKEMDREKYEKVLEACSLKKDLEILPFGDQTFIGEKGINLSGGQKQRVQIARALYQDADIYLLDDPFSAVDAHTGSHLFKECLLGLLKTKTVIYITHQVEFLPDADLILVMKEGRITQSGKYNDILTSGTDFMELVGAHRNALSSVKSLERRPTFKTSSIAGEDTGTLSDYELEQEVENIDDRNGKLDETNIPKGQLVQDEEREKGSVGLKVFWKYITTAYGGALVPFLFLSHIVTVVLQIASNYWMALATPVSATAEPGIGSFTLMVVYVSLAIGISFSTLVRAFLAAIVGYKTATMLFNQMHFSFIRAPMSFFDSTPSGRILNRASADQSTVDMNISNLVWGLTYNLVQLVGNIAVMSQAAWQVLVVLIPVVVACIWYQRYYSASARELARLTGICQAPVIQHFSETISGSTTIRSFEQESRFNEMNMQLIDKYSQPKLYSASAMEWLSFRLDLLSSTVFAFCLVFLVSFPSSIADPSIAGLAVTYGINLNAVQFKLIRFLCNLENKIISVERILQYTSIPSEAPLVIKDNQPDHSWPSLGEVHVQDLQVQYAPHLPLVLHGLTCTFTAGAKTGIVGRTGSGKTTLVQTLFRLVEPVAGQILIDNINISLIGVHDLRSRLSIIPQDPTMFEGTVRSNLDPLEEYTDDQIWEALDMCQLGDEVRKKERKLDSTVTENGENWSMGQRQLVCLGRVLLKKSKILVLDEATASVDTAMDNIIQQTVKQHFSDCSVITIAHRITSILDSDMVLFLGEGLIEEYDSPKKLLKDKSSSLAQLVAEYTRRSNTGFGR; from the exons ATGACTAAACATGCTCTTGAAGAGTCCCTTTTGAATGGTGAAGCTAGTGTAACCAACAACAGTTCTGATTCCAAAAAAGCAGGTGGTAATGAAATTTTAACAAGTTATTTGAATGCTGGGTTTTTTAGCATTCTTACTTTCTCATGGATGACTCCACTGATAACATTAGGAAGTAAAAAGACTTTAAATCATCAAGACCTTCCACTTCTTTCTACTAACGACACTGCCTATGAAActttttcaaattttacaaaaaagCTTGAGTTGGAGTGTGGTAATGTTAGAACTGTGACCACTATTAAACTCGCCAAGGTGCTGTTTTTATCGACATGGGAAGGGATTCTTATATCTGGCATATTTGCATTCTTTTACGTATGTGCTACTTATGTAGGACCTTACCTTATTGACAACCTTGTTCAATATCTCAATGATGAAAACAAGGTTAAAAATGAAGGCTATATTTTGGCTACAACGTTTGTTGCAGCAAAGCTTGTTGAGTGTATTTCGCAAAAGCACTCAATGTTTAGGTACCAACAGGTCGGTGTTAGGATTCAATCAATGTTGGTGTCAATGATCTATGCTAAAGGATTGACACTTTCGTGTCAATCAAAAGAGTCACATAGCAGTGGCGAAATCATCAACTTAATGACTGTTGATGCTCAAAGGATAGGTGAATTTTGTCGGTATATGCATGATCCATGGATGGCTGTTCTACAAGTTTCTTTGGCTTTGTTTATTCTCCATAGAAATGTTGGGGTTGCTTCAGTAGCTGCTTTTGCTGCAACTGTTACTGTGATGTTGCTAAACCTTCCTATAACTTCACTGCAAGAGAGATTCCAAGCTAAGTTAATGGAGTTCAAGGATAAAAGAATGAAGGCGACGTCTGAGGTTCTAATGAACATGAGGATTCTTAAACTTCAAGCGTGGGAGATGAAGTTCTTATCAAAGATTATTCAGCTTAGGAAGTTAGAGGAGATGTGGCTAAAGAAATTTCTTGTTGTTACCGCAATTGTTAGATTTCTCTTCTTTAGCGCCCCGACATTTGTTGCTGTCGTTACTTTCGGTGCTTGTGCTCTTTTAGGCATTCCACTTGAAACAGGAAAGATCTTATCTGCTCTTGCAAcattcagaattcttcaaatgCCTATCTATAATATTCCTGACACAATTTCAGTGATTGCACAAACCAAGGTTTCCCTCGATAGGGTTGTTGCTTTCCTTCGTCTAGATGATTTGCAGACTGATGTGGTGGAGAAGGTTCCGCGAGGTAGTTCTAATATGGCAATTGAAATAGTTAATGGAAATTTCTCTTGGGATTTATCTTCTGTCAATGCAACATTGAAAAACATAAATCTTAGGGTTTTTCATAGTATGAGGGTTGCTGTTTGTGGTACTGTTGGATCAGGCAAGTCGAGTTTACTTTCTTGTATAATAGGCGAAATACCAAAGATATCTGGTAACTTGAAGGTGTGTGGAACAAAGGCCTATGTCGCTCAATCACCATGGATACAGAGTGGAAAGATAGAAGAGAACATACTATTTGGGAAAGAGATGGATAGGGAAAAGTATGAAAAGGTGCTTGAAGCATGTTCCTTGAAGAAAGACCTAGAGATTTTACCATTTGGTGATCAGACCTTTATTGGAGAGAAAGGAATCAATTTGAGTGGGGGACAGAAGCAAAGAGTACAAATAGCGCGTGCTCTTTACCAAGATGCCGATATATATCTTCTAGACGATCCCTTTAGTGCTGTTGATGCTCATACAGGATCCCATCTCTTTAAG GAGTGTTTGCTTGGCCTTTTGAAAACCAAAACTGTGATATACATAACACATCAAGTAGAGTTCTTACCCGACGCTGATCTGATACTT GTCATGAAAGAAGGAAGGATAACTCAATCAGGAAAATACAATGACATTCTTACTTCAGGAACCGATTTTATGGAACTTGTAGGCGCACATAGAAACGCATTGTCTTCAGTTAAGTCTTTAGAGAGAAGGCCTACATTTAAAACATCGAGTATTGCTGGAGAAGACACAGGTACATTAAGCGATTATGAACTTGAGCAAGAAGTGGAAAATATAGATGATCGAAACGGCAAGCTAGATGAAACAAATATACCGAAAGGCCAACTTGTTCAAGATGAAGAACGTGAAAAGGGTAGTGTTGGGTTGAAAGTGTTCTGGAAATACATAACAACAGCTTATGGAGGAGCTCTTGtacctttcctatttctttcacACATAGTCACTGTGGTTTTACAAATTGCAAGCAATTATTGGATGGCTTTGGCAACTCCTGTTTCAGCAACTGCAGAGCCTGGTATTGGAAGCTTTACTCTGATGGTTGTATATGTTTCTTTGGCAATTGGAATTTCCTTTTCCACCCTTGTCAGAGCATTTCTTGCTGCGATAGTTGGATACAAGACCGCCACCATGCTCTTCAATCAAATGCATTTTAGCTTCATTCGAGCGCCAATGTCATTTTTTGACTCCACCCCAAGTGGAAGAATTCTTAATAGA GCTTCAGCAGACCAAAGTACAGTAGATATGAACATTTCAAATCTAGTATGGGGATTAACCTACAATCTGGTTCAGCTCGTGGGAAATATTGCCGTGATGTCCCAAGCTGCATGGCAGGTGTTGGTAGTATTGATTCCTGTCGTGGTAGCTTGCATATGGTACCAG CGATACTACTCAGCATCAGCTCGGGAATTGGCACGATTAACTGGTATATGCCAAGCGCCAGTTATACAGCATTTTTCTGAAACGATATCCGGATCAACAACCATAAGAAGTTTTGAGCAAGAATCAAGATTTAATGAAATGAATATGCAACTCATAGACAAATATTCCCAACCTAAATTATACAGTGCTAGTGCAATGGAATGGTTGAGTTTCAGATTGGATCTTTTATCCTCTACCGTATTTGCTTTCTGCTTGGTTTTCTTGGTGTCTTTTCCAAGTTCAATAGCTGATCCTA GCATTGCGGGATTGGCTGTGACATATGGGATTAATCTAAATGCTgtacaattcaaattaattagGTTTCTTTGCAATTTGGAGAACAAAATTATATCGGTAGAACGAATACTTCAGTACACCTCTATCCCAAGTGAAGCACCTCTTGTAATAAAAGACAATCAACCAGATCATTCTTGGCCATCATTGGGAGAGGTTCATGTCCAGGATTTACAG GTTCAATATGCCCCTCACTTGCCTCTTGTTTTACACGGACTTACATGCACTTTTACTGCTGGAGCAAAAACTGGCATTGTGGGAAGAACAGGAAGTGGAAAAACAACATTAGTGCAAACCCTTTTTAGACTTGTTGAGCCTGTTGCAGGACAAATATTGATAGATAACATCAACATCTCATTGATTGGAGTCCATGATTTACGGTCCAGACTAAGCATAATTCCTCAGGATCCAACAATGTTTGAAGGGACTGTAAGAAGTAACCTCGACCCGCTGGAAGAGTACACAGATGACCAAATTTGGGAG GCTCTAGATATGTGCCAACTTGGAGATgaagtgagaaagaaagaaagaaagcttgACTCCACAG
- the LOC131662304 gene encoding ABC transporter C family member 3-like isoform X8, whose product MTKHALEESLLNGEASVTNNSSDSKKAGGNEILTSYLNAGFFSILTFSWMTPLITLGSKKTLNHQDLPLLSTNDTAYETFSNFTKKLELECGNVRTVTTIKLAKVLFLSTWEGILISGIFAFFYVCATYVGPYLIDNLVQYLNDENKVKNEGYILATTFVAAKLVECISQKHSMFRYQQVGVRIQSMLVSMIYAKGLTLSCQSKESHSSGEIINLMTVDAQRIGEFCRYMHDPWMAVLQVSLALFILHRNVGVASVAAFAATVTVMLLNLPITSLQERFQAKLMEFKDKRMKATSEVLMNMRILKLQAWEMKFLSKIIQLRKLEEMWLKKFLVVTAIVRFLFFSAPTFVAVVTFGACALLGIPLETGKILSALATFRILQMPIYNIPDTISVIAQTKVSLDRVVAFLRLDDLQTDVVEKVPRGSSNMAIEIVNGNFSWDLSSVNATLKNINLRVFHSMRVAVCGTVGSGKSSLLSCIIGEIPKISGNLKVCGTKAYVAQSPWIQSGKIEENILFGKEMDREKYEKVLEACSLKKDLEILPFGDQTFIGEKGINLSGGQKQRVQIARALYQDADIYLLDDPFSAVDAHTGSHLFKECLLGLLKTKTVIYITHQVEFLPDADLILVMKEGRITQSGKYNDILTSGTDFMELVGAHRNALSSVKSLERRPTFKTSSIAGEDTGTLSDYELEQEVENIDDRNGKLDETNIPKGQLVQDEEREKGSVGLKVFWKYITTAYGGALVPFLFLSHIVTVVLQIASNYWMALATPVSATAEPGIGSFTLMVVYVSLAIGISFSTLVRAFLAAIVGYKTATMLFNQMHFSFIRAPMSFFDSTPSGRILNRASADQSTVDMNISNLVWGLTYNLVQLVGNIAVMSQAAWQVLVVLIPVVVACIWYQRYYSASARELARLTGICQAPVIQHFSETISGSTTIRSFEQESRFNEMNMQLIDKYSQPKLYSASAMEWLSFRLDLLSSTVFAFCLVFLVSFPSSIADPSIAGLAVTYGINLNAVQFKLIRFLCNLENKIISVERILQYTSIPSEAPLVIKDNQPDHSWPSLGEVHVQDLQVQYAPHLPLVLHGLTCTFTAGAKTGIVGRTGSGKTTLVQTLFRLVEPVAGQILIDNINISLIGVHDLRSRLSIIPQDPTMFEGTVRSNLDPLEEYTDDQIWEKYLRL is encoded by the exons ATGACTAAACATGCTCTTGAAGAGTCCCTTTTGAATGGTGAAGCTAGTGTAACCAACAACAGTTCTGATTCCAAAAAAGCAGGTGGTAATGAAATTTTAACAAGTTATTTGAATGCTGGGTTTTTTAGCATTCTTACTTTCTCATGGATGACTCCACTGATAACATTAGGAAGTAAAAAGACTTTAAATCATCAAGACCTTCCACTTCTTTCTACTAACGACACTGCCTATGAAActttttcaaattttacaaaaaagCTTGAGTTGGAGTGTGGTAATGTTAGAACTGTGACCACTATTAAACTCGCCAAGGTGCTGTTTTTATCGACATGGGAAGGGATTCTTATATCTGGCATATTTGCATTCTTTTACGTATGTGCTACTTATGTAGGACCTTACCTTATTGACAACCTTGTTCAATATCTCAATGATGAAAACAAGGTTAAAAATGAAGGCTATATTTTGGCTACAACGTTTGTTGCAGCAAAGCTTGTTGAGTGTATTTCGCAAAAGCACTCAATGTTTAGGTACCAACAGGTCGGTGTTAGGATTCAATCAATGTTGGTGTCAATGATCTATGCTAAAGGATTGACACTTTCGTGTCAATCAAAAGAGTCACATAGCAGTGGCGAAATCATCAACTTAATGACTGTTGATGCTCAAAGGATAGGTGAATTTTGTCGGTATATGCATGATCCATGGATGGCTGTTCTACAAGTTTCTTTGGCTTTGTTTATTCTCCATAGAAATGTTGGGGTTGCTTCAGTAGCTGCTTTTGCTGCAACTGTTACTGTGATGTTGCTAAACCTTCCTATAACTTCACTGCAAGAGAGATTCCAAGCTAAGTTAATGGAGTTCAAGGATAAAAGAATGAAGGCGACGTCTGAGGTTCTAATGAACATGAGGATTCTTAAACTTCAAGCGTGGGAGATGAAGTTCTTATCAAAGATTATTCAGCTTAGGAAGTTAGAGGAGATGTGGCTAAAGAAATTTCTTGTTGTTACCGCAATTGTTAGATTTCTCTTCTTTAGCGCCCCGACATTTGTTGCTGTCGTTACTTTCGGTGCTTGTGCTCTTTTAGGCATTCCACTTGAAACAGGAAAGATCTTATCTGCTCTTGCAAcattcagaattcttcaaatgCCTATCTATAATATTCCTGACACAATTTCAGTGATTGCACAAACCAAGGTTTCCCTCGATAGGGTTGTTGCTTTCCTTCGTCTAGATGATTTGCAGACTGATGTGGTGGAGAAGGTTCCGCGAGGTAGTTCTAATATGGCAATTGAAATAGTTAATGGAAATTTCTCTTGGGATTTATCTTCTGTCAATGCAACATTGAAAAACATAAATCTTAGGGTTTTTCATAGTATGAGGGTTGCTGTTTGTGGTACTGTTGGATCAGGCAAGTCGAGTTTACTTTCTTGTATAATAGGCGAAATACCAAAGATATCTGGTAACTTGAAGGTGTGTGGAACAAAGGCCTATGTCGCTCAATCACCATGGATACAGAGTGGAAAGATAGAAGAGAACATACTATTTGGGAAAGAGATGGATAGGGAAAAGTATGAAAAGGTGCTTGAAGCATGTTCCTTGAAGAAAGACCTAGAGATTTTACCATTTGGTGATCAGACCTTTATTGGAGAGAAAGGAATCAATTTGAGTGGGGGACAGAAGCAAAGAGTACAAATAGCGCGTGCTCTTTACCAAGATGCCGATATATATCTTCTAGACGATCCCTTTAGTGCTGTTGATGCTCATACAGGATCCCATCTCTTTAAG GAGTGTTTGCTTGGCCTTTTGAAAACCAAAACTGTGATATACATAACACATCAAGTAGAGTTCTTACCCGACGCTGATCTGATACTT GTCATGAAAGAAGGAAGGATAACTCAATCAGGAAAATACAATGACATTCTTACTTCAGGAACCGATTTTATGGAACTTGTAGGCGCACATAGAAACGCATTGTCTTCAGTTAAGTCTTTAGAGAGAAGGCCTACATTTAAAACATCGAGTATTGCTGGAGAAGACACAGGTACATTAAGCGATTATGAACTTGAGCAAGAAGTGGAAAATATAGATGATCGAAACGGCAAGCTAGATGAAACAAATATACCGAAAGGCCAACTTGTTCAAGATGAAGAACGTGAAAAGGGTAGTGTTGGGTTGAAAGTGTTCTGGAAATACATAACAACAGCTTATGGAGGAGCTCTTGtacctttcctatttctttcacACATAGTCACTGTGGTTTTACAAATTGCAAGCAATTATTGGATGGCTTTGGCAACTCCTGTTTCAGCAACTGCAGAGCCTGGTATTGGAAGCTTTACTCTGATGGTTGTATATGTTTCTTTGGCAATTGGAATTTCCTTTTCCACCCTTGTCAGAGCATTTCTTGCTGCGATAGTTGGATACAAGACCGCCACCATGCTCTTCAATCAAATGCATTTTAGCTTCATTCGAGCGCCAATGTCATTTTTTGACTCCACCCCAAGTGGAAGAATTCTTAATAGA GCTTCAGCAGACCAAAGTACAGTAGATATGAACATTTCAAATCTAGTATGGGGATTAACCTACAATCTGGTTCAGCTCGTGGGAAATATTGCCGTGATGTCCCAAGCTGCATGGCAGGTGTTGGTAGTATTGATTCCTGTCGTGGTAGCTTGCATATGGTACCAG CGATACTACTCAGCATCAGCTCGGGAATTGGCACGATTAACTGGTATATGCCAAGCGCCAGTTATACAGCATTTTTCTGAAACGATATCCGGATCAACAACCATAAGAAGTTTTGAGCAAGAATCAAGATTTAATGAAATGAATATGCAACTCATAGACAAATATTCCCAACCTAAATTATACAGTGCTAGTGCAATGGAATGGTTGAGTTTCAGATTGGATCTTTTATCCTCTACCGTATTTGCTTTCTGCTTGGTTTTCTTGGTGTCTTTTCCAAGTTCAATAGCTGATCCTA GCATTGCGGGATTGGCTGTGACATATGGGATTAATCTAAATGCTgtacaattcaaattaattagGTTTCTTTGCAATTTGGAGAACAAAATTATATCGGTAGAACGAATACTTCAGTACACCTCTATCCCAAGTGAAGCACCTCTTGTAATAAAAGACAATCAACCAGATCATTCTTGGCCATCATTGGGAGAGGTTCATGTCCAGGATTTACAG GTTCAATATGCCCCTCACTTGCCTCTTGTTTTACACGGACTTACATGCACTTTTACTGCTGGAGCAAAAACTGGCATTGTGGGAAGAACAGGAAGTGGAAAAACAACATTAGTGCAAACCCTTTTTAGACTTGTTGAGCCTGTTGCAGGACAAATATTGATAGATAACATCAACATCTCATTGATTGGAGTCCATGATTTACGGTCCAGACTAAGCATAATTCCTCAGGATCCAACAATGTTTGAAGGGACTGTAAGAAGTAACCTCGACCCGCTGGAAGAGTACACAGATGACCAAATTTGGGAG AAATATCTTAGGCTCTAG